The Pyrococcus horikoshii OT3 genome includes a window with the following:
- a CDS encoding class III signal peptide-containing protein codes for MRRAQSAVEYLLILGITIIIVFLVIGYVVRSNHGMTSTAVATFNNSTEAIKQGITNITKKEING; via the coding sequence TTGAGAAGAGCACAGTCCGCTGTGGAATATCTGCTAATTCTTGGAATAACGATCATTATTGTCTTTCTCGTGATTGGCTACGTGGTCAGGTCTAATCATGGAATGACCTCAACGGCCGTTGCAACGTTCAACAATTCAACAGAGGCAATCAAGCAGGGTATAACGAACATAACAAAGAAAGAAATTAATGGGTAA
- a CDS encoding class III signal peptide-containing protein, with protein sequence MRKAQGAIEYLFMIAAALIIIAVVIKYLRGAGQSAGQQANSTISEAGKMISEAISKEIKNASG encoded by the coding sequence ATGAGGAAGGCCCAAGGAGCAATTGAGTATCTGTTCATGATTGCAGCAGCGTTGATCATAATTGCAGTGGTAATCAAGTACCTTAGAGGTGCAGGGCAGAGCGCAGGACAACAAGCAAATAGCACGATCAGCGAAGCAGGAAAGATGATCTCTGAAGCTATAAGCAAAGAGATCAAGAATGCCTCAGGCTGA
- a CDS encoding HTH domain-containing protein, which produces MLILLHSEGASVRDCIRTLIRMSKNRLPQQGKITSSKIKISTGAFLSVNLALIVDLAQPYKPGIAVEYSVSGSKDKALEDLQEKLNSYVTPEIEVFDFQIETYTTPVTRRTYAIGVLVYNKPRKANTKDFMLQNRRKILAKVLELLNYNIKALNISELARMFGVSRDTIYNDIQQIIKNVDKV; this is translated from the coding sequence ATGCTTATTTTGTTACACAGCGAGGGTGCTAGTGTTCGTGATTGTATTAGAACGCTAATTAGAATGAGCAAAAATAGATTACCTCAACAAGGTAAAATAACTAGTTCAAAAATAAAGATATCGACAGGAGCTTTCCTTTCCGTTAATCTAGCCTTAATCGTTGATCTAGCTCAACCCTATAAACCAGGGATAGCGGTTGAATATTCGGTATCAGGAAGTAAAGATAAAGCCCTTGAAGATCTTCAGGAGAAGCTTAACTCTTATGTAACTCCGGAGATAGAAGTGTTTGACTTTCAAATAGAGACTTATACTACTCCTGTAACAAGAAGAACATATGCAATTGGAGTTTTAGTTTACAACAAGCCCAGGAAAGCTAACACTAAAGATTTCATGCTCCAGAATAGGAGAAAGATTCTAGCTAAAGTTCTTGAGCTTTTGAATTATAACATCAAGGCCCTAAACATTTCTGAGCTTGCTAGGATGTTTGGCGTTTCCAGAGATACGATTTACAACGATATTCAGCAAATAATAAAAAACGTTGATAAAGTTTAA
- a CDS encoding tRNA(Met) cytidine acetyltransferase TmcA — translation MTIKVRFPKDIREYARKENVKESFIRLAETALAEAISNFHRRMIILQGDTLEKAKLAGILAGGVARVLSEYIPEFLERKLRDEDKIEVLYATDALGEETYGRKRFEEFRKHFSILAPNTELTSVTFKYSRDILGRTFDVLVLDLSYDYSPNDLGRIIETVRGGGVVFILTNPFEKWKDMWTGFHKSLVTPPYTIDDVKKRFNRRLIRKFTEHRGIYIVNADKKKIERRPRKNKSQARLPEREKVEIPEDIRFPKELYELCLTRGQVEVLRAFEDLIDNPGMIVLTADRGRGKSVSVGIASIGLAVKSKKKNFRIVVTAPEIENVQSLLKFAEKSLKTLGYKTKIVRENGLIKEVYAKGIGIRYYPPTKGYKQRADLYIIDEAAGIHVPILHKYLEKERVVFSSTIHGYEGAGRGFSVKFLKKAKEKRNYKEIHLSVPIRYAEGDPIERWLFDVLLLDAEPVELTEEDYELIRKMDVYLEEPDLDDWFENDREDLRHFVGIYVLAHYRNRPSDVALLADAPHHEARVLRLKNGKIVTAIQIAREGGIPKAVIDKMAKGYKPPGNIIPDMMVKHHYAKEFAKLKGYRIVRIATHPDAMDLGLGSKALELLVKEAEERGLDWVGSGFGASEELIRFWVRNGFAVVHLSPTRNPVSGEYTAIVIKPISERAKEIVKKANSEFRLRLTEWLGDTHRDLEPEIAKWLFETPFGESVDYPIYLTKVQRKRLEMFIKRVLTYDTVVDAVKPLVKLYFLDGWMRPYLDDRQIVLLIHRVLQAHDWKETAKLLNRTEVYTMVELRDVIRGLWYYYKHILNEEKDIK, via the coding sequence ATGACGATCAAGGTTAGGTTTCCCAAGGATATCCGCGAGTATGCGAGGAAGGAAAATGTTAAAGAATCATTCATTAGGTTAGCTGAAACCGCATTAGCTGAGGCTATCTCTAACTTTCATCGTAGGATGATTATCCTCCAGGGAGATACCCTCGAGAAGGCGAAGCTCGCTGGAATTTTAGCTGGTGGAGTTGCAAGGGTCCTATCCGAATATATTCCCGAATTTTTAGAGAGGAAGCTTAGGGATGAGGATAAAATTGAGGTTCTATATGCGACGGATGCGTTAGGGGAAGAAACTTATGGGAGGAAGAGGTTCGAGGAGTTTAGAAAGCACTTCTCAATCCTAGCCCCTAACACTGAATTAACTTCCGTGACGTTTAAATACAGCAGGGATATCCTGGGTAGGACGTTTGATGTTTTAGTGTTAGACTTAAGTTATGACTATTCCCCAAATGACCTTGGTAGGATAATAGAAACGGTTAGGGGTGGTGGTGTAGTATTCATCCTTACGAATCCTTTTGAGAAGTGGAAAGACATGTGGACTGGCTTCCATAAGAGTCTTGTGACTCCGCCTTACACTATAGATGATGTGAAGAAGAGATTCAATAGGAGGTTAATAAGGAAGTTTACCGAGCATAGGGGGATATACATAGTTAATGCTGATAAGAAGAAGATAGAAAGGAGGCCCAGGAAGAATAAGAGTCAAGCAAGACTCCCTGAAAGGGAAAAAGTTGAGATACCAGAAGATATAAGGTTTCCCAAGGAGCTCTATGAGTTATGCTTAACTAGGGGTCAAGTGGAAGTTCTCAGGGCCTTTGAGGATCTAATAGACAACCCTGGGATGATAGTTTTAACTGCGGATAGGGGAAGGGGAAAGAGCGTCTCCGTCGGTATAGCCTCCATAGGTTTGGCCGTGAAAAGTAAGAAAAAGAATTTTAGAATTGTGGTTACCGCTCCAGAAATTGAGAATGTCCAGAGTTTATTGAAGTTCGCGGAGAAGAGCCTTAAGACTCTGGGGTACAAGACTAAGATTGTTAGGGAGAACGGTTTGATAAAGGAAGTGTACGCTAAGGGGATAGGGATCAGATATTACCCACCGACCAAGGGATATAAGCAAAGGGCAGATCTCTATATAATCGATGAAGCCGCTGGTATACACGTTCCGATACTTCACAAGTACCTTGAAAAAGAAAGGGTAGTCTTTTCCTCCACTATACATGGATATGAGGGGGCCGGTAGGGGATTTTCTGTTAAGTTTCTGAAGAAAGCTAAGGAAAAAAGAAACTACAAGGAAATTCATCTTTCCGTTCCAATAAGATATGCTGAGGGAGATCCCATAGAGAGGTGGCTCTTTGATGTCCTCCTCCTGGATGCAGAACCTGTGGAACTCACTGAAGAGGATTACGAGCTAATTAGGAAGATGGATGTTTATTTAGAGGAGCCCGACTTGGATGATTGGTTCGAGAATGATAGGGAAGATTTAAGGCACTTCGTCGGTATTTACGTGTTAGCTCATTACAGGAACAGGCCAAGCGACGTAGCCCTTTTAGCCGATGCCCCTCACCATGAAGCTAGGGTTTTGAGGCTTAAGAATGGAAAGATAGTTACCGCGATACAAATAGCTAGGGAGGGAGGTATTCCAAAGGCCGTAATTGATAAGATGGCTAAGGGATACAAACCCCCAGGAAATATAATTCCAGATATGATGGTAAAGCACCACTACGCTAAGGAGTTTGCCAAGCTGAAGGGGTATAGAATTGTTAGAATAGCTACCCATCCAGATGCCATGGATCTTGGCCTTGGAAGTAAGGCTCTAGAATTACTCGTAAAGGAGGCCGAGGAGAGAGGCCTTGATTGGGTTGGTTCTGGTTTTGGTGCAAGTGAAGAGCTAATAAGGTTCTGGGTTAGGAACGGATTTGCTGTCGTTCATCTTAGCCCTACGAGAAATCCGGTCAGTGGTGAGTACACGGCAATAGTTATCAAGCCGATAAGCGAGAGAGCTAAAGAGATCGTGAAGAAGGCGAACAGTGAATTTAGGCTGAGGCTTACCGAATGGTTGGGTGACACCCATAGGGATTTAGAACCTGAAATAGCTAAATGGCTCTTTGAGACCCCATTCGGGGAGTCCGTGGATTATCCCATATACCTGACTAAAGTGCAGAGAAAGAGACTGGAGATGTTCATAAAAAGGGTACTCACTTATGACACAGTCGTTGATGCCGTTAAGCCCTTGGTAAAACTTTACTTCCTCGACGGATGGATGAGACCTTACTTAGATGATAGGCAGATCGTGCTCTTAATTCATAGAGTTCTCCAAGCCCACGACTGGAAGGAAACTGCGAAATTGTTGAATAGGACTGAGGTTTACACAATGGTGGAACTTAGGGATGTTATAAGGGGACTCTGGTACTACTATAAGCATATCCTTAATGAGGAAAAAGATATAAAATAG